A segment of the Cohnella algarum genome:
CGGACGGCGGCTGGATTCTGATGAAGAGCATCCCTTTCGAGAACCTGTTCGAGCGCGGTTACGAAATCACGCAAATCAACATCGCGTTCGGCATCTTCGGCATCAGTCTCGCCGTCGCCGCCGCCGTGCTGTTTTCCTTCCGCATCACCTCGCCCCTGCGCATTCTCGTGGAAAATATTCGCCGGGTCGAGAAGGGCAAGATGCAGGTCGGCTTCCAATCGCTTGGCCGCGATGAAATCGGCGTGCTCGGCGAAAGTTTCCGAAAGATGGTCGAACGCCTCAACCGGTTGATCGAACGGGAGTACAAGCTGGAAATCGAAAACAAAACCAATCAGCTGAAAGTGCTGCAATCGCAGATCAATCCGCATTTTCTGCACAACGCCCTGCAGTCGATCGGGTCGCTCGCTCTCAAGAATCGGGGCGCACAGGTGTACGGGCTGCTCACGAATCTGTCCAAAATCATGCGGTACAGCATGAATACGGACGAGGACAAAGTGCCGCTCATCCGGGAGGTCAACATCGCGGATGCCTATCTGCAGCTTTACAAGGAACGATACTGCGACGAGTTCGAATACGGCATCGACGTGGACGGCGGGCTGATGAACGCCGTCGTGCCGAAGATGCTGCTGCAGCCGGTCATCGAGAACTACTTCAAGCACGGGATGGAGGCCGGGTCCGGCGAGATCGGCATGCTTCGCGTCGAAGGCCGGCGCGAAGGGGAGCAATTGGTCGTGCGGGTCATCGACAACGGGCGGGGCATCGATCCGGGCCGCCGGGACGAGCTGTACAGGCGGTTTCTCGAGGAGCAGTCCAACGGTTCGAAGGCGGAGACGAACATCGGTTTGCGAAGCGTTTATTTCCGGTTGCGGTTTTATTACGGTCCGCAGGCCAGCCTGACGCTCGACAATCGTCCGGAGGGCGGAATGCAGGTCGAAATTCGGCTTCCCGCCGAATTCGAAACGGAGGGTGGAGAAGGATGAAGG
Coding sequences within it:
- a CDS encoding sensor histidine kinase; amino-acid sequence: MIRTSLRNKLVILLLAISVLPFASSVVFTYFYTRDSLKDQFVQENVNLLDLGKVYMESYMDELLDITLSVYSNPNLLSYLRSAGQRDYETFWTMRDELTQLLYANEHIRRVSIALLKENRNILVSKSQVGFTDISEEELADYAKADRSSNFFYIETVRQANEKGAAAGNTFTILRSLTDVPSKATLAYFTLVVSPDQVAEIGEKLYMRGKENLSILTAEGEPVFSSSFGSEDPELIERVRDSGRESGTLEWNSEDFRGVVIYNRTAMSDGGWILMKSIPFENLFERGYEITQINIAFGIFGISLAVAAAVLFSFRITSPLRILVENIRRVEKGKMQVGFQSLGRDEIGVLGESFRKMVERLNRLIEREYKLEIENKTNQLKVLQSQINPHFLHNALQSIGSLALKNRGAQVYGLLTNLSKIMRYSMNTDEDKVPLIREVNIADAYLQLYKERYCDEFEYGIDVDGGLMNAVVPKMLLQPVIENYFKHGMEAGSGEIGMLRVEGRREGEQLVVRVIDNGRGIDPGRRDELYRRFLEEQSNGSKAETNIGLRSVYFRLRFYYGPQASLTLDNRPEGGMQVEIRLPAEFETEGGEG